ACGCCTTTTCGCTTTCGGTGAAGAACCCACCGGCGTAAGGGTCACTCCCTATCACAAAGCAGGCGCAATTAGGAGTATACTTGACGCTCTCGATCCTGAGGAAATCGAGCACATCAGGGCTTCTCCCTTCTCCAGATTAATTGAGATCGCCGATAAACCAAGTTTCTCCGGCAGGTTTGGTCGATATATTATATCGAGACAACTCAAAGTGTTTAAGAAGCATGAGGCTTGGTTCCTCTTCGCCGGTAAACCGATTAGGTTTTCAATTAGGGAGTTTGCTCTGGTGACCGGGCTGAACTGTAGCAAATTTCCGAAACGATGCAAGAGGAAAGCGAAGAACTTCATGGAAGATGTTGGGGAGAAACCATATTGGGGCGAACTGTTTGGATCGCTAAAAGAGGTACCCGTATCATCTGTTGTTAAGATGTTGGGGAAGAAAACAGTGGTTGACAGAGAGACAAGGTTGAAGTATGCATATCTCTCCTTACTCTCTTCTGTTATTCTACCAACCACACATTCACCTCGGATATCACAAGAAGCCGCAGAGATGATCAAGGATTTTGATGCGTTTTTTGCTTATCCGTGGGGGAGGGTCTCATTCGAGATGTTAATGAGTAGCATAAAGGAGAGAAAGGAAGTCGCTCTCTATCAGAACACGATTGCTCTTAAGGGATTTGTGCTTGCTCTTCAACTGGTAATTGTTGAATGTGTGCCTGCGCTAACCGAAGTTGTGCAGGATGGAAGTTCTTCTGGATCAGACGGTGAGGCAGGGGGTGATGATGATCCGTTACAGCTTGACAAAGACGGGAGGAAAAATATCAGTCCTGGTCACGCACGCGACACGGATGCTGCAGGGAAGGTAATGAGTTATGAGACAATGAAATTGAATTACTTTGTATTTTTGATGTTCTGTTTTCAACATTAATATCACGCACGCGACACTGATATACTCTAATTTTGATGTTCTGTTTTCAacattaataaaattgaattactaTGTAGTACTGTATAATGAACGATGATGTTTTCACGAATGCAGGCATTAGTTGAGTCCATTATGCTAGATGGGAATGGGGAGATAACCCTCGCTGCAGATTACCAATGGTCAGATGACGAAGAGGATGATGCCGTCTCTAATATGGTGGGTCTAGTCGAGCAGCGATTTGGTTTCAGAAATGATTGTTTTGTTGGTGGGGCAACAAAAGAGGATGTCACGCGGCTGCGTCAAGAGTCAAAAGCTGAAATGCTAAACCGAAAGACTGTGAAATCCAAGGCGGGTACATCTTCTCAGGTCCAAGATGGCGTTGACTTAGATCTCTTGGCCTCGATGGTAAGAGATAAACTTAAGGACGACTTCCAACTCTTACATGGGAGCGTAGCAAACGTTCAGGAATCAGCAAATGACTTTACCGAAACAATTCTTGTCAATATCAACGACGTCTTTGGAATCGTACAAGATACTGCTCGCCAGATAAAAACGATGTCTGAAGAGATGCGTAGGTTGTCGGCCACATTACCTGTTCCTCCTGTGCAGAGCCAAGTCCCCCGTCCCACAGTTGTGAATGCGGGGACTCAAACAATGACTGACTCCACTTCTATTATTTCAGATGCAATCATGTTTGCTAACCGGTCTTCTACTCTTCCTACTGCGGTAAACATCTTCTTATCCCGCTAAGTAAAATGATAACCATATAACAATTTCTGTGCACAGCTAACGTTTTTAAGGTACAGGAGCATAACATTGGTGAACCACCCAATACTCGTAACCTGTCATCAAATGTTCCTACAGATGTATGAATTATATTAACCGGAAAATCCAAATGTTATACATTTAACAGACTTATTGTACTGATAACTTTTACTTCTTAACAGGTCCCTCAAGTTGTGGAGGACACTAACACATCTGTCAATCAGTTGATTAACAAAACTGGCCTAGAGGACCGCCATGCAGAACAGTGTGTACATCCATGCGATGAGTCTGACCGCTTACGTCCTGCAAACACAGACAAAGAACAGGAATCTGTAAGTTGAATcgttaacatttttttgtttcactaACCAACTCAATCTCAATTTTTGGCATCTCTGCCACCTTCTTAATCGATGCAGAATCTTGATCCATCATTGCTTTTCCCCAACCCAACATTCTCTCTTGGCCTTACGCAAGAGGCTCGTGTGTATCCTT
The sequence above is a segment of the Raphanus sativus cultivar WK10039 unplaced genomic scaffold, ASM80110v3 Scaffold2859, whole genome shotgun sequence genome. Coding sequences within it:
- the LOC130506073 gene encoding uncharacterized protein LOC130506073; its protein translation is MEDNDGIRRPNCRLPERLFAFGEEPTGVRVTPYHKAGAIRSILDALDPEEIEHIRASPFSRLIEIADKPSFSGRFGRYIISRQLKVFKKHEAWFLFAGKPIRFSIREFALVTGLNCSKFPKRCKRKAKNFMEDVGEKPYWGELFGSLKEVPVSSVVKMLGKKTVVDRETRLKYAYLSLLSSVILPTTHSPRISQEAAEMIKDFDAFFAYPWGRVSFEMLMSSIKERKEVALYQNTIALKGFVLALQLVIVECVPALTEVVQDGSSSGSDGEAGGDDDPLQLDKDGRKNISPGHARDTDAAGKALVESIMLDGNGEITLAADYQWSDDEEDDAVSNMVGLVEQRFGFRNDCFVGGATKEDVTRLRQESKAEMLNRKTVKSKAGTSSQVQDGVDLDLLASMVRDKLKDDFQLLHGSVANVQESANDFTETILVNINDVFGIVQDTARQIKTMSEEMRRLSATLPVPPVQSQVPRPTVVNAGTQTMTDSTSIISDAIMFANRSSTLPTALTFLRYRSITLVNHPILVPQVVEDTNTSVNQLINKTGLEDRHAEQCVHPCDESDRLRPANTDKEQESNLDPSLLFPNPTFSLGLTQEARVYPSTNANVSVHNEEDLCHEDNVDATLGEAGNVCRKSKRQKVPTKLLMGEYECDKGFQIRATKAVVDCIYEGGNVDYKAKFTALLEKMNTPFGHIQSSDLYDIVQRATQVSAKLVDVLMFHTSSLFHSPSSHKQQFSSVFMDTQFVSHFTKLYTKFSKVAKKDSYKFSSNVVDMFLQLPASVDAVRFYFPFYLDKKYWVGICVDCTTWSVTVLDCNIELRTEYMMNKEVRPLALMFPYFLKQLGREVGSRDCKPMAIDRPRNIPQQKEVTHSAVSSVIFIQAHAVGGVDACKCITPDVLDSMVEMLLVTLYEASVGPL